In the genome of Anabaena cylindrica PCC 7122, the window AATGGTATTTCCGCAGGCCCTATCCGCACTTTGGCATCTTCAGCTGTGGGTGGTATTTTGGATATGATTCATCACGTTGAAGAAGTTGCTCCTTTACGTCGGACTGTTACTCAGCTAGAAGTGGGTAATACAGCAGCTTTTTTATGTAGTGATTTGGCAAGCGGCATTACTGGACAAATCCTGTATGTAGATGCAGGATATGAAATTATGGGAATGTGATAGGAAGCAGAAGAAGCAGGGGGGGCAGGGAGCAGGGAGCAGGGGGAAGAAAGCTCAATACTCTCTGCCTCATCTCCCTATTTCTAATGACCAATGACCAATGACCAATGACCAATGACCAATGACTAATGACTAACAACCGCATTGCTACAGTTCACCGCACTACTGGGGAAACAGATATTCAAGTTACTATCAATCTTGATGGTACAGGCATCTGTAAGGCTGCTACGGGTATTCCTTTTTTGGATCATATGTTGCATCAAATAGCTTCTCATGGGCTGTTTGATTTAGATATTCAAGCTCAAGGTGACTGGGAAATTGATGATCACCACACTAATGAAGATGTGGGTATTACTTTAGGTCAAGCTTTATATCAAGCACTAGGTAACAAAAAAGGTATTGTCCGCTTTGGTAATTTTCTTGCACCCTTAGATGAAGCTTTAATTCAGGTGGCTTTAGACTTTTCTGGAAGACCTCATCTTAGCTATAGTTTAGAAATTCCTACTCAACGGGTAGGAACTTATGATACTCAATTGGTACGTGAGTTTTTTGTGGCATTGGTAAATCATAGCCAAATGACCTTGCATATTCGCCAGTTAGATGGTATAAATTCACATCATATTATTGAAGCAACTTTTAAAGCTTTTGCTAGAGCCATGCGAATGGCAGTAGAAATAGATCCCCGACGTGCGGAGACTATTCCTAGTTCTAAAGGTGTTTTATAAGTTGCTAGAAAAAGTGTTATGAAGCTCATTGGTTGGCGATAAATGACACATTAAAATAATGAGTGCTATTTATTATCGTCCTACCAGATATTCTGTAATTAATCACATCTAGCCGGGAATTGATCATTTAACCGCAATGAATTCTGTTGCCGACACCCCTGAACCTCAACTTAATCCTTTAGAACAACCACCAGTAGTCCTAACTTCTGAGTTGCGAAAAGTCTATCGTACTGGGTTTTGGCTGAATCAAAAAGTTGTATCCCTCAAAAGTTGTTCTTTACAAGTTTATCCAGGGCAAACCTTTGGTTTACTAGGCCCTAATGGTGCTGGTAAAACTACGCTGTTAAAACTGTTGCTGGGAATTATCCGTCCTTCTTCTGGGAGGGGTTTATTATTAGGTAAGCCAATTGGCGATCGCTCTGTGAAGCAAAAGATTGGTTATTTGCCAGAGAATCCCTATTTATACGACTATCTGACTGGGTGGGAATTTTTGCAGTTAGCAGCGGGGTTATTCCAAATTCCCCGTCAGTTACAACGTCAACGCATTCCCCAACTGCTGGAATTAGTTGGTTTATCTCAAGTTGATGCTCGTAAAAAGCTGATGCGCCGTTATTCTAAGGGTATGCTTCAGCGTGTTGGCATGGCTCAGGCATTAATTAATGATCCCGATTTGGTATTTCTGGATGAACCCATGTCTGGACTTGATCCTTTAGGACGTTACCAAATGCGAGAAATTATTCTTTCTTTGAAAGCTGCTGGAAAAACAATATTTTTCAACAGTCATGTTTTGAGTGAAGTGGAACAAATATGCGATCGCGTAGCTATCCTAAATCAAGGAGAATTAATTTGCTCTGGTTCTCTCAATGAACTCTTAGGCACAGAAAACTCATATCATGTTAAAGGTCTAGGGGGCGATGGAGCAACTCTCAAAAAAAGGATACCCGATCTAGAATTTAAGCCTGATGGTTCTTGGCACGGCATATTACAAGATGATTACTATGATTTTCTGGCCAGTCTCCGGTTAATGGGAGGCGAAATCATTACCATGAACTTATCTCGTCAATCTCTAGAGGAATTCTTTATCCAGCAGATCCAAAAACAAAATCATTAACCCCGCTAGTACTGCTTTTATACGAGAAGCTACGTGTACCTTGCTTCTTTTTAGGCGTAAGCAGAATTTTAAGTATGTAACTAAAAGTAAAGTTGCTCCAAACCCCCTTCCTTCCTGTCTTCTGGCTTGCCCTAACGATAAATATTCATGCCCACCTACTGATCGCCTCAATAAATATTGCCAAAATGTATAATGAATTTTCTTTTAGAGGTAGTAAAACAGCTTAAGTAAGAATTCTATTGCGTCGAATACTGCTATTGTGAAACTGACTGATAAATTCCAATAGTTATTTTAGCGACTACATCTAAGTTAAAAAAATAATTGAAAATGTAGTGTTAATGACCCTTAATTAATTTGATTATACCTGAGTTCGACATAAGATAATTTGTGGAAAACTCGCCCCCGCTAGGAGTCTCAAACCCTTATTATCTCGCCCTTAAAAATCATAACTCCGAACACCGTTCGCGTAGCGTCTCCGTTCGGCGAAGCCGTACCGTAGGCATAGGAGAAACTCCGAACACCGAACACAGGTGATTATTTACTGTTTGCATAAATTACCAAAGTATTTCAACTTCAAATATAAATTTTGATTCTTGACTATTGACTATTTGCATAAAAATTGCTCTAATCGTTATCAATTAAATTTTGCTCACTGAGTTCTGCTTTAAATTAACTTAACTAAAAATTCAGAATTCCCCGTTAAATTATATCCGGAAAATCAAGATTACTTAGGAAAATAGCAGTGTTGAGGAACTTCAATAAATAAGTATAGTCAACGTTAAAATGTCTAGACAATACTTTACAGATCGTAGTCTCTGAGTCTCAGGTAAATATGCTTAATATACATTTGTGGAAAATTTTCACCCATTCAACTACGGCTGTAGTTTTATTAACGACTGTCAATATCGCTTTACCATCTGTTAGTCTAGCGCAGCAACAACCAGTATCATCTTCGAGTATATCTACAGATTACTTATTAGGGGGTGGCGATCGCATTCGCGTCAATGTATTTGAAGTACCAGAATATACAGGTGAATACCAAGTTCCCCCAGGTGGTGCGATTAATATGCCCTTAATTGGCAGCATCTCCGTTCTGGGATTAACAACAGAACAGGCATCTGACGAAATAGCCAGAAGATATGCTCGTTTTCTTAAACGTCCCCTGATATCTGTGAATTTGTTATCATCTCGTCCCATCAATGTTTTTGTAGCCGGAGAAGTAACAAGACCAGGATCTTACACTCTCAGCTTAGAAGGAAGTGGGGGAGACAGTCCAGGTGTACAATATCCGACGGTATTAGCTGCCCTGACTACAGCCCAAGGGGTAACACTAGCAGCAGATGTAACCAAAGTACAATTACGCCGTAAAATAGGACGTTCCGGTGAGCAAGTTGTCAGTTTTAACTTGAAAGAACTCACTCAAACGGGCAGGATATCGCAAGATATTACCCTACGAGATGGAGACACTATCGTTGTCCCCACTGCTACGGATTTCAATGTTGCTGAAGCCCGCAATTTATTCGCCACTAACTATGCAGCTAGTCAAAGCTCACCCCGCACTGTAGCCATTACAGGTCAAGTTTACCGTCCCGGTTCCTATCTTGTCACTTCAGGAACTACTGGTGGTAATGATGGTGGAGCGCCGGGAACTGGTTTACCGACTGTCATGCGAGCAATTCAACTAGCTGGGGGAATTACATCACAAGCAGATGTTCGTAGTATTAAAATCCGTCGTCCTACAAGAATTGGCTCAGAACAAAGCTTAAATGTTAATCTCTGGGAGTTATTGCAGACCGGGGATCTGAATCAAGATGTAGTATTGCAAGATGGAGACACAATCGTTGTTCCCACGGCCACAGATATCAACACAGCCGAAGCCACTCAATTAGCTACCACTACTTTGTCACCGGCAAAAATTCAAGTTGGGGTAGTAGGAGAAGTTAAAAAACCTGGATTAACAGATTTACAACCCAATAGCTCTTTAAATCAGGCATTACTTGCCGCTGGTGGGTTTAATGATGCTAGAGCTAGTAGTGCTGCGGTAGATTTAATTCGCCTCAATCCTAATGGGACTGTATCCAAACGCATAGTCAAAATAGATTTCTCAAAAGAAATTAATGAGGAAACCAATCCCATACTTCGCAATAATGATGTTGTTGTAGTCAGCCGTTCTGGTATTGCTAAAACCAGTGATACAGTCAATACTGTAGCTGGTCCTTTCGGTACTATTTTGGGTATTGTTAGGTTGTTTTTTGGATTCTAGATTAAGTTTGACAATTGGGGAAAATTTTTCAATTCCCCTTATTGAGAATATAAGATTTCAGCCTGCATGAGCAGGCTTAGTTTTTGATAGCAGCTATCAAAAAAGCGTTCATTCCGTGAAATCCTTAAATCTTTTAAATCAGTGATAAAAAAAGCTCTTGCTATGAGCAAGAGCAGAAAAATTAATTATCAGTGATGAAAAAACCTGATCACAACTTAGTCGTTAGTCAAGGTCATTCATAAACATAACTGGCTCAGTCTCGCGGTCAATACCTTTTTCAAAACCACCAGCAGCCGCACGAGCGCGTCCTGCGTGCCACAAGTGACCGATGAGGAAAAAGAAACCTAACACAAAGTGAGAGGTAGCTAACCACGCACGGGGAGATACATAGTTAAAAGAGTTGATTTCAGTAGCCACACCACCTACAGAGTTCAAAGAACCCAGAGGAGCATGAGTCATGTATTCAGCAGCACGACGAGCTTGCCAAGGCTGAATATCGTTCTTGACTTTTTCTAGATCAAGACCGTTAGGACCACGCAGAGGCTCTAACCAAGGGCCACGGAAATCCCAGAAGCGCATGGTTTCACCACCGAAGATAATTTCACCGGTAGGTGAGCGCATTAGGTATTTACCTAGACCTGTGGGGCCTTGAGCAGAACCGACGTTAGCACCTAAGCGTTGGTCACGAATCAAGAAGGTTAAAGCTTGAGCTTGAGAAGCTTCAGGACCAGTAGGACCAAAGAATTCACTAGGGTAAACGGTGTTGTTGTACCAAACCATAGTTGAGGCAATAAATCCCATCAAGGATAAAGCGCCTAAGCTATAAGACAGGTAAGCTTCACCAGACCAGATAAAAGCACGACGCGCCCAAGCGAAAGGCTTGGTAAAGATGTGCCAAATACCGCCAGAAATACAAATTAAGGCAATCCAGATGTGACCACCGATAACATCTTCCATGTTATCGACGCTAACAATCCAGCCTTCTCCACCGAAGGGAGATTTGATTAAATAACCAAATATCACCGCTGGGTTGAGTGTAGGGTTGGTAATGACACGAACATCACCACCACCGGGAGCCCAAGTGTCGTATACACCACCGAAGAACATAGCCTTCAGCACTAACAGCAGCGCACCACATCCCAAGATGATCAGGTGGAAGCCGATGATGTTGGTCATCTTGTTCTTGTCTTTCCAGTCGTAACCAAAGAAAGAGGAGTACTCTTCTAAGGTTTCTGGGCCCCGAACGGCATGATAGATACCGCCGAAACCCAGTACGGCAGAGGAAATTAAGTGCAGTACACCAGCAACAAAGTAGGGAAAGGTGTCGATAACTTCACCACCTGCGGCAACGCCCCAACCTAAAGTGGCGATGTGAGGTAGAAGAATCAAGCCCTGTTCGTACATGGGCTTTTCTGGGATAAAGTGAGCAACTTCAAATAAAGTCATTGCTCCAGCCCAGAAGACGATTAAACCAGCATGGGCTACGTGAGCGCCAAGCAGTTTACCAGATAGGTTAATTAAACGAGCGTTACCAGACCACCAAGCAAAACCGCTTGATTCTAGGTCCCGGCCACCGCCAATAACTGATGATCTATTAGAGAGCGTTACCACGAGGTAATACCTCCTCAGGGAATACAAATTGTTCGTGGGGTTGATCTTGAGGAGCCATCCAAGCGCGGATACCCTCGTTCAGCAAAATATTTTTGGTATAGAAAGTTTCAAACTCTGGGTCTTCTGCTGCCCGTAATTCTTGGGAAACGAAGTCATAAGCCCGCAGGTTGAGTGCCAAGCCAACGATGCCTACAGATGCCATCCATAAGCCTGTGACTGGTACGAACAACATGAAGAAGTGCAACCAACGTTTGTTAGAGAAAGCAATACCGAAAATCTGTGACCAGAAACGGTTTGCTGTCACCATTGAGTAGGTTTCTTCAGCTTGGGTGGGGTTGAATGCAGGGAAGGTGTTGGAACCTTCGCCGTCATCAAACAGGGTGTTTTCTACTGTGGCTCCGTGAATCGCCGACAGTAATGCTCCACCTAAGATTCCCGCTACACCCATCATGTGAAAGGGGTTGAGTGTCCAGTTGTGGAACCCTTGCAGGAATAGTAAGAACCGGAAGATTGCTGCTACACCAAAGCTGGGTGCAAAGAACCAGCTTGATTGTCCCAAGGGGTACATCAAGAAGACGCTGACGAAAACGGCAATTGGTCCTGAGAATGCTAGTGCGTTGTAAGGACGAATTCCTACTAGTCTGGCGATTTCAAATTGACGCAACATGAAGCCAATTAGACCAAAGGCTCCGTGTAATGCTACGAATGGCCATAGGCCACCTAGTTGAAACCAACGGGTTAGGTCTCCTTGAGCTTCAGGTCCCCAGAGTAACAACAGGGAATGTCCCATGCTGTTGGCTGGTGTGGATACTGCTACTGTGAGGAAGTTAGCTCCTTCTAAATAGGAGGATGCTAATCCGTGGGTGTACCAGGAGGTGACGAAGGTTGTACCGGTCAGCCAACCGCCTAGTGCGAGGAAGGCGCAGGGAAATAATAATATTCCTGACCAACCTACGAATACGAAGCGATCGCGCTTTAACCAGTCGTCTAATACGTCAAACCACCCTCTACTCGGGGCGCGTCCAACTGCGATGGTCATTGAACTAAAATCCTCTTTTTTACTAAAATTGCCACGTTTTTAGGTTTTTACCTTGGTCAGATTTACTGAGTTGGGGCTACTACCGCGAGGAATTAAACGTTTTTTTGAGACTTTTCGCCACTGCTAAGTGGCTGAAATTCTGAGAACCTAATGCTTTACTAGCTAGGCATTTCTCAGAATTATGCCATTATGCGTACCACTAACTAAATCTCTAGATTGTGGTAACTTAATGATTCTTAACTTATCACATTAATCAGGGTTTGCGGTGGAGACACGCAAATCAATGGGGTATTTGGCGTGCTACAACTTATCTGTGGTAATTGTAGTTAAGGATTCTTGTCTTGTTTGGGTTTGATATTAATTATGAATACCAAAATTTTAACAATCTGACATACATTTTCTCATAAATCTTACAAATT includes:
- a CDS encoding ABC transporter ATP-binding protein, which encodes MNSVADTPEPQLNPLEQPPVVLTSELRKVYRTGFWLNQKVVSLKSCSLQVYPGQTFGLLGPNGAGKTTLLKLLLGIIRPSSGRGLLLGKPIGDRSVKQKIGYLPENPYLYDYLTGWEFLQLAAGLFQIPRQLQRQRIPQLLELVGLSQVDARKKLMRRYSKGMLQRVGMAQALINDPDLVFLDEPMSGLDPLGRYQMREIILSLKAAGKTIFFNSHVLSEVEQICDRVAILNQGELICSGSLNELLGTENSYHVKGLGGDGATLKKRIPDLEFKPDGSWHGILQDDYYDFLASLRLMGGEIITMNLSRQSLEEFFIQQIQKQNH
- the psbC gene encoding photosystem II reaction center protein CP43; the protein is MVTLSNRSSVIGGGRDLESSGFAWWSGNARLINLSGKLLGAHVAHAGLIVFWAGAMTLFEVAHFIPEKPMYEQGLILLPHIATLGWGVAAGGEVIDTFPYFVAGVLHLISSAVLGFGGIYHAVRGPETLEEYSSFFGYDWKDKNKMTNIIGFHLIILGCGALLLVLKAMFFGGVYDTWAPGGGDVRVITNPTLNPAVIFGYLIKSPFGGEGWIVSVDNMEDVIGGHIWIALICISGGIWHIFTKPFAWARRAFIWSGEAYLSYSLGALSLMGFIASTMVWYNNTVYPSEFFGPTGPEASQAQALTFLIRDQRLGANVGSAQGPTGLGKYLMRSPTGEIIFGGETMRFWDFRGPWLEPLRGPNGLDLEKVKNDIQPWQARRAAEYMTHAPLGSLNSVGGVATEINSFNYVSPRAWLATSHFVLGFFFLIGHLWHAGRARAAAGGFEKGIDRETEPVMFMNDLD
- a CDS encoding SLBB domain-containing protein, which produces MLNIHLWKIFTHSTTAVVLLTTVNIALPSVSLAQQQPVSSSSISTDYLLGGGDRIRVNVFEVPEYTGEYQVPPGGAINMPLIGSISVLGLTTEQASDEIARRYARFLKRPLISVNLLSSRPINVFVAGEVTRPGSYTLSLEGSGGDSPGVQYPTVLAALTTAQGVTLAADVTKVQLRRKIGRSGEQVVSFNLKELTQTGRISQDITLRDGDTIVVPTATDFNVAEARNLFATNYAASQSSPRTVAITGQVYRPGSYLVTSGTTGGNDGGAPGTGLPTVMRAIQLAGGITSQADVRSIKIRRPTRIGSEQSLNVNLWELLQTGDLNQDVVLQDGDTIVVPTATDINTAEATQLATTTLSPAKIQVGVVGEVKKPGLTDLQPNSSLNQALLAAGGFNDARASSAAVDLIRLNPNGTVSKRIVKIDFSKEINEETNPILRNNDVVVVSRSGIAKTSDTVNTVAGPFGTILGIVRLFFGF
- the psbD gene encoding photosystem II D2 protein (photosystem q(a) protein), coding for MTIAVGRAPSRGWFDVLDDWLKRDRFVFVGWSGILLFPCAFLALGGWLTGTTFVTSWYTHGLASSYLEGANFLTVAVSTPANSMGHSLLLLWGPEAQGDLTRWFQLGGLWPFVALHGAFGLIGFMLRQFEIARLVGIRPYNALAFSGPIAVFVSVFLMYPLGQSSWFFAPSFGVAAIFRFLLFLQGFHNWTLNPFHMMGVAGILGGALLSAIHGATVENTLFDDGEGSNTFPAFNPTQAEETYSMVTANRFWSQIFGIAFSNKRWLHFFMLFVPVTGLWMASVGIVGLALNLRAYDFVSQELRAAEDPEFETFYTKNILLNEGIRAWMAPQDQPHEQFVFPEEVLPRGNAL
- the hisB gene encoding imidazoleglycerol-phosphate dehydratase HisB, with the protein product MTNNRIATVHRTTGETDIQVTINLDGTGICKAATGIPFLDHMLHQIASHGLFDLDIQAQGDWEIDDHHTNEDVGITLGQALYQALGNKKGIVRFGNFLAPLDEALIQVALDFSGRPHLSYSLEIPTQRVGTYDTQLVREFFVALVNHSQMTLHIRQLDGINSHHIIEATFKAFARAMRMAVEIDPRRAETIPSSKGVL